From the genome of Syngnathoides biaculeatus isolate LvHL_M chromosome 4, ASM1980259v1, whole genome shotgun sequence:
AGGCCAGACCCAGTATCAGGTTCTCTGGTACAGAAGGGGCAACGGTGTTACGCCCCCACCAGCCTGATCAAAATATCTCGGCAAGTGTACAGATCACCAGGTGCGGTGGGGACATTTGGTACAATGAAAAACAGcagatgggggggaaaaaatgacagatTGAGACTCACCTGGCCACGACTTCATTGTCAACTTTTACTATGCAGTAAGGATCACTTGTTCCAGACCTTGAGATGgcaaggaaaaaatatatatgacagCAGTAAATATCATGTATGATGGGGGTGACTAATGAGCATGCAACCTTCATTTCCAGCacatctgtatttatttttcaagcaaTCAAGTGTCTTGGGACTTTCTGaagcgggaaaaaaaagcccaacatATTCCTTTGAGATAATATTCCATGAACATAGCGCAAAAAGCACCTgccctgtataaaaaaaaaaaaaaatactcacacgTCTTTAGCTGGGAGGTTCCTGCCCTCGACAATGCGAAAATATAATGAGGTGTTTTTGGCCATGTTGTCGACGACTAAGCTATGGATCCAACGGTCCCATGTGCGCCGTCTTCGTCCAAAGGTTTTGGTCCCCCCCCTTCTCTTCATCACAGCGATACACGCGTGCGCGCACCCGCAGCGGGCCACGCACGCGAGTGTCCAGCAGCTTGTGGAGCCACGGCGGGCGTGGGCTCGCTCGGGTCTAAAAGCTGTACAAATTTTACGAGAATTCATTTGGTGCTCCATCACAGACTACCAACCCAATAGGCGCAATTAGAAATTCATTACTATGTTTGatatgttcccccccccccccccccacacacacacacacacaacgtccCACTGCTGCTGTGCTGGTGCGCTTTTATTCTGGTTaatttacatactgtacaccACGGTGTTGACATAAGGAAATAAACAGGCTAGACACGTATTGCGTTATTTTCTTTGTTCAGAATGTGCCACCTGGCGACTTCTTGGAGCGACTACATGGGCGGTTTaaatttcatttccattcaGGCAGCTTGAAGGCCAGCACGCTGGGGTCCTCTCAGCCAGTAGAAGCTAGCATAAATTGCGAAGAGAATATCTCGGTGAAAAATTCACTTATTCGATATTGTGGTTATTTGTTCCATGCCAAATCTCCTCCCTTAGGTAACCAAATATTCTCCGTGATATatactccccccaaaaaatagttCGAATTTAATTGTTGGACAAAGGCGCTGTGTGGATGCCAAATGGACTATGGACTGCTATGCCCCAGTAAATGACGGTGATTCGGCAAAACAGCAGGAGCGGCATTACTACCTGTTGTCAGAGCTGCAGAACTTGGCGAAAGATTTGCCGAGGTGACTTTAACCCGGATGAGAACGTGCGATATGCATTGACTTGTGTTATGGAAAGTCGTTTGAGCTTTTATGCGTTGTTATTGATATCCTTCTTGAGGTCTATTGACCATTATTATGTTCCTTAATTGTTTTCAGCAGTACTGTATAAGGTAGTTCACTTCTTGTAACGCGAAAATGTCTGACGAAAAACATGTTTCCCCTGCTGCATATTTCTGCACATTGTCAAAGCAGTCCTCCCATTCTAATTCTTGTCACTAGAATATATTTTTTGGCACATGCCTACTAGTTTGTCTCACTCGTGTTACTAGTGGAGCATAGTAGTTTAGTTGaggttgaggataagcggttcagtaaatggatggatttagttgtTACTCGATggccaatagagctcgtgcacctacttcaccgaaatcacgtgactggccatattgccggtcagacaaagcattgttcaatgctaagtctgttgAGACGAAAGGAAAATATGTCTTAAAGCTCGACGTCCAgtgttttgtccgataccgttaaacatttagaaagtgataataaactaaggtacatggaaaaacttgagacatttggcatagaggacccatatttaatgctgaagtcgatgttttcgccaataagagattggactgttaattcgcttccgcttgtcttggacatctggatatatacatgtatctggtgaataaatcatcgagatttacacacaaaagtttgaaagcgtataaaattctggacgcatatgaatacttcgttgctggatctgttctcaacaggGAGactgctcgtgaacgcggaagcgtactcggctacacgttaacctttggcggaatccatcgatcttttcagatggtattcaatgcaaataccaatgtttaaataaatgacccctggtaaTACACAAACCACATTCGTTAattatgatttgaaaaaaaaaaaagagggtgggTAGTCAGGCTCCagcgtacacggaagcgtattgcggccacaagCACACCTAcctctaaacctctctgtgGAAGTTTGTTTTAATTcgcactgttctcaaatgagtcaatttggcattataaatacttcgtaATTTGAAATtcagaataattcctacctgaaatgaagtgatcgctacacaggcgtgcgtatttggtcgggcaccatacatcacattttattgccgaaatccatcgattatttctggtcttttcagctgatattctattgaatgatctatttgaatatctgcctcgtctgttgtgacaaccaacggcacaacaggtctcgggtattgtaaatattctcctctggttcaatgtcgagcagctctgttcgACCAGCAACATGgcaccatgaaaatggtgacgtcacgtgcacgagctctatagtggCCCTTGTAGTTCTATGAATGTGCCCGAGTTGTGCTACTAGTATGCTAAATTATTACTagtcacaacaacaaaaaacgtgGACACTAAGCTGGAtatcaaaaatatataataaaaatgctTAAACAGCTTTTCTTACAGACTGTTTTCACTGCTGTTATAAGGTCATCAGCAGTCTACTCCAACTATCGTTAGAAAGTACTTGTGACTACCGGTTGTGCTTTTGGCAGCTCCTTCCAGCAACGCCTGTCCTACAATACACTTGGAGACCTGGCTCTGGCCCTCATAGATGGAACAGTTTATGAGATCGTGCGGGGGCTCCTGGATATTCAGCACCTGACAGAGAAAAACCTTTACAGCCAGAGGCAGAAGTTGCACTGTGAACACCAAGGTTGCTCCTCTTTCCCAACCTTTGTcacacaatatttttatttttaaatctcatGGAACACctccaaacaaaataaaatgtcaaatagtCCAATATCCTGAAACCATATGGGTTGGTCCTAGAAAACCAATTAATTTTTATTCCTCTCACTTGATATGACACTGGAaaagatagatgaacaaagacatACTTTTTTATGTTAAATAAATATGGCAACAAGTTTAGGACCATTTGAGTGAAACTATATACACCCAATGATCTCTAAGAACCCCCAGCACAGTGGTTGGTAAttattaaaatgtggaaaaagtgaaggtGCGAATAATTTTTTGACGCTATAAAAGCCAACTATTCCGCGAGTTAAAGTAAAAACTGGCATAACTTTAAATCCGTAAACCTGTTTGGATGACTATTTGCAAAATACACacttttatacatttgttttcttgTGCAGCCCTGAAGCAAGATATAGCACGGAAGCACAAAGAAGCCCTGCTGTCATGCAAGTCTCACAACCTGGCACTCCTCAAATCAAATCAGCAAGCTGAACAGGAGGTAAGgggtagaggggggggggggggtgacaatcCCGTGTACcctaattcccggccgacagagcacACCAGGTTATATgtctcaccgagtacatttgtaaaggaaataccatttggtacatgcatacgtcgcagctgtgtaaaagccgcaagcgcccacattgaaacacgagatattagaaagaaagatggtacacagagtttaacgctagcgcgactctaacgctagcgccgcgccagcactaacgctaacagggccaattaTAATAAAACTTGCCGGTAAATATCACCttgacacgccagtaacacagcaggaacatgctagcacagcgctaacagggccggtaaaagtcacttcctcggcacatatattccaccggtctcattcttaccttttccactggagtgccccctggcggccgttagaataaaatgcacaaattagccgcatcacagcgtaaaccgcaggcttgaaagcACGTGaacaaagtcgcggcttgtagaccggaaattatggtacgtTAACCGTGTGTGGCCGTCCCTCCCGGGGCCGTTGCAATCTCTTCACTGGCGCTGGTCGGGCTTCATTTAGTCAGAAAGAATTCTCCATTCAGATCAATTGAATTTGGAATACACTGTAGGGGGGAAGAAGACCACCCCGCAGTAGGCgtaaatttgaaagaaaataatcaaCTGTAAACAtatcgtaattcccgacctacagagtgcacctggttacaagcctcactgagtacatttgtaaaggaaataccatttggtacatacataagccgcaagtgcccacattgaaacacgagatatttacaaagacggtacacagcgAGTTtaagcactaacgctaacaggacggttaaaaaaaaaaaacataccagtaaaaatcagtgcgacacagcagtaacacgctaacaggctgggaccggtaaaagtcacttcctcggcacatatattccactggggcctctactccccaagagcggtttcgtcaggaagggcatccggcgtaaaaactgtgctaaacaaatatggacgtttatctgagatgacacgagatttttacaaagacagtacaaagagtttaacgctagtgctaaaactagcgtggcgctagctcTAAAAACTAAACGGTAAAactcactttctcggcacatatattccactggtctcactcttgccttttccgctcgagtgcccccttgtggccgttggaCAAAATGCACAGATTAGACGCATCACCGcagaaaccgcagggttgaaagcgtgtgctaaaaagtcgtggcttatagtccggaaattatggtatattaaTGACTCCTAACAAACTTCAAATTGTATatcacttgcggcttttatatGAACGTTTACAAAGTATGTCATCATAAAGCTTTTCCTTTCtatgaattgttttttgtttttcttttcaggcgCTTGAAATTCGTGTGCGGGAGGAACAGAGAATGATGGATAAGAAAATTGTGTCTGAGATCGATCAAAAAGTTACAGACCAACAGAATACTTTGGAGAAGGCTGGAGTTCCTGGTTTCTACATCACTGCAAATCCCCAGGTGTGCAGCTAATCACGAATATGATGATTGATAATCCTACAAATTGGTGAAATTGCCCCTGACTGATCACCTGCGTGGGTATTATTATTTCCCCCTCGTTACTCAGGAGCTGACAATGCAGATGAACCTGCTGGAGTTGATCCTGAAGCTTCAACAGAAAGAGTCCCAGTCCGGGTTTTTCTAAGATGCAACATAAggcatgacaacaacaaaaaaatacctcgatgacatttaaaaaaaaaaaagtgcttaaacCCCGCATTATCATCGGAAAACCATCAAGTTACTTGAAAATAGATGCATTTGAAATATGGGACATGAACGTGTGAATTGTGTccctgaaatcattttttttcacccactgGCAACGTGATGGGTTCTTTATGGGAACTTGAAGATCCAGAAAGATCAACCCAAGCAAATACACTTAAATCTGGAGAGGTGCTTTTGGATTTAGGATGGAAGAGTCTGACAGTGCTTGTTTTGATCTGATTGCATATTTGCGACAATATTAATTCAGATGCACTGTACTTTATGAGCACCCTTGCTTTGTTGTGGattgttgggatttttttttccagaccttGATGGAGACGGGACCAACTTGAACAGATGTTCTTGATTAAAGTTAACTTTTTTGTGTACATACTgaatacaaaattgaaaaattatttttcaacattaaatatttataatacaacagtccatctatccatgcattttctttgctgcttatcctcacaagggtcacggggagtgccgcagcctatcccagctgtcaacgggcaggaggcggggtacaccctgaactggttgtcagccaatcacagggcacatcgacatagacaacagttgcactcacaatcacaccgaggggcaatttagagtgtccaattcatgtttcatgtttttttgggatgcgggaggaaactgaagtgctcggagaaaacccatccaggcacggtgagaacatgcaaacgccacacaggcgggtccgggatcgagcccgggacctcagaactgtgagggccaacgtttcaccagctgagccacccacAACAGTCCATgcatgaatgaaatgttttatgtGTGGGTCAAGTAACTTttttgaaattcatttaaacCAATGTTTCACATAGGCATTCCCCACTTGAGGAGACTTCAAAATTATTGAATATGACTATTCAATTACATGATTTAATATCCGATTAAGTGAATTCTGAAGGCCAAATACTTTACTTCCGCTGAAGACTGAAAACCTTTGGATTTGGTATTTGCATCACTggcagaaaatgtaaacaaatagattgattttaaaaaagtcatttttaatcatgtttaaattacccctaaaaaaaataataatcccgcGCAACCTACAAGTGGCGGAGATAAATCGAGTGTGCAGCCGAGCTAAATTGACAACCTAAGAACAAAACCGTCATGTGGAttgtaaaacattttctcacagtTGTGTATGGATttcttgtttaattttattttattttattttattttttcttggagTAATTTAGCAAAATAACAACTGGTTTGCTTGCATTTTAATTGTTTCAACCCTCCggcttttttttgtgagtgtgtgtgtcaatAATTTTACAccgcacaatattttttttacctcttcaGTTTCCGTTTTTACGCTAGTCTCTAgatagtttgagctctcgtttcattgatagccacctgaagaaatggtgaaaaactgaAACGCTCTCGCTACAATTCAGTACTACTTAGTTCCCAGCTGTTGCTAATGTTTTCAGCAAGTTTCCAAACGTATTTTTGACACCAGTGTACTCATGGCTCAAGCCCATAGTCTGTTTTTGTAAATGCCGTGCGATAATTGAAGGAATTGTTCCTCGTGatgcagtttttcttttctctcttctGTCAGCTGCCCTTATTGCTTTGTGCCCAAAGGCAGTCCTGTGATCTCCATCTTTATTACACCTCTAACTTGGGTAAACGAAGACATTTGTGGTGTTTGTTGAATTATTCAAGGCGATGGGACACACCTGCATTGCCGCAATAAAGTCTGACTGTCACACGTATGCCCCAATACTTGTGAATTCAAATTAAAGGTACAAAACCGGGTGAAAAGACCAGGAAAATTTCTAGTTTTGTTCCGATGGTCGAGCAACGATGTGTTCGGCAACAAATAAGGAATCGGTCTCATTGTTTCG
Proteins encoded in this window:
- the dgcr6 gene encoding protein DGCR6, which codes for MDCYAPVNDGDSAKQQERHYYLLSELQNLAKDLPSSFQQRLSYNTLGDLALALIDGTVYEIVRGLLDIQHLTEKNLYSQRQKLHCEHQALKQDIARKHKEALLSCKSHNLALLKSNQQAEQEALEIRVREEQRMMDKKIVSEIDQKVTDQQNTLEKAGVPGFYITANPQELTMQMNLLELILKLQQKESQSGFF